DNA from Tripterygium wilfordii isolate XIE 37 chromosome 15, ASM1340144v1, whole genome shotgun sequence:
CTTTTGATGAGGGACCTTGGCCAAAAATGAGTGCTTATGTAAGCCAATCCAAGATTCCACTACTTTGCTGCATCATAATCACAATATCGCTGATTAGTTGAATATTTATACTTCTCACATGGATTTTTTGTTTCCAGGAAAGGTCACGAATAATGTTACGGTTTGCAGATTTGGTTGAGAAACACAGTGATGAGCTTGCAGCTCTGGAGGCATGGAATACTGGAAAGCCTTATGAACAGGCAGCTATGTCTGAATTGCCATCCTTGTCGCGTCTATTTCACTACTATGCTGGTGGGCTTATAAAAATGCATAcactgtcttcttttttttcccctttgttACTTCTATCACAAAATTTTGCAGATGATTTCATCCTCAAATTCTCCAGGTTGGGCAGACAAGATCCATGGGCTAACAGCTCCTGCTGATGGTGATTATCACATTCAAACGTTACACGAACCAATCGGCGTTGCTGGACAAATTATTCCATGGAACTTTCCGCTTATCCTGTTTGCTTGGAAAGTTGGGCCTGCACTTGCTTGTGGTAATACTGTTGTTTTAAAGACTGCAGAGCAAACTCCATTGACCGCTCTCTATGTGGGAAAGCTTTTCCACGAGGTAATACCGAAAATCGTTCCATTGTTTTATTTGGATCAGCAATGGTAGTAGTACTGCAGTTTCCTCTAGTTTCCTATTAATTGAGTATAATGTTATTGAGTTCATACCTTCACATCTGAATTACATCCTTCACGACAGGCTGGTCTTCCTCCTGGCGTTCTGAATATCGTTTCTGGCTATGGTCCAACTGCTGGTGCAGCACTTGCCAGCCATATGGATGTAGACAAGGTACCTTAGAGCTTACTACGATCATTGTTGCGTAATAGGCTCGTTAACTTGTTCTAATTTTCATCTACTCTTGATCACGTAAATATTTTCTTAGACTGCTTCACATACTATATAATCACTCCTGCAACTGCTATATTGCAGCTCTCTTTCACAGGATCTACTGATACCGGCAAGATTGTGCTTGAATTGGCCGCAAAAAGCAATCTTAAGCCAGTGACTTTGGAGCTAGGAGGGAAATCACCTTTTATAGTATGCGAGGATGCTGATATTGATCAGGCTGTGGAGCTTGCTCACTTCGCCCTCTTCTTCAATCAGGTTTGCTCCTTGAATCTTTACACAATGCAGGAATATTTAATGGGTATGAAGACTTCGATTAGATACGAATCTCTTGCAGGGTCAATGCTGTTGTGCTGGGTCTCGTACATTCGTTCATGAACGCGTATATGATGAGTTCATAGAGAAATCAAAAGCACGTGCTATGAGACGAGTTGTTGGCGATAACTTCAAGGCAGGCGTGGAGCAAGGTCCTCAGGTACGTACTCTCTCTTGCTGAGTTTCTGCAACTAATCATTTTGACTAATTTATACATTCGAAGGTGTATCTGCTCCTGTTATTGATTGATCCATTGCCCCCAAATGAATGTTATCAGATTGACAAGGAGCAATTTGAGAAGATACTCAGGTACATAAGATCTGGCATTGAAAGCAATGCTACTCTTGAATGTGGAGGCGAGAGATTCGGCTCCCGAGGCTACTTCATCAAGCCCACTGTCTTCTCAAATGTTCAggtatagatatagatatattatTCACTCCACAACTATGATTGCCTGCCCCAATTTCAAGTAACATGACTCTGCCTTGCTTATATATAGGATGACATGTTGATAGCTAAGGATGAGATATTTGGTCCAGTCCAGTCCATCTTAAAGTTCAAGTGAGTTTGGAACAAATAGACATTATTATGAAACAAATCAAAGGCTGATTATTGACAGTGTATTTACACAGGGATCTTGATGAAGTGATTAGAAGGGCGAACTCAACGCGCTATGGTCTGGCAGCAGGAGTTTTCACCAAGAACATTGACACTGCGAACACTCTATCGCGGGCGCTGAGGGTTGGGACTGTTTGGGTCAATTGCTTCGACGTCTTCGATGCTGCAATTCCTTTTGGTGGGTATAAGATGAGTGGTATTGGCAGGGAAAAGGGGATCTATAGCCTTGAGAATTACTTGCAAGTCAAGGCAGTTGTTACTCCTCTCAAGAATCCAGCATGGCTGTAGCTTGGTTGTCTCTGTCACATTCCAAGCTCCTTGTGGAGCTTCTTCTGTTGTGTATAGGGACACCGTCCCTGAAC
Protein-coding regions in this window:
- the LOC120016818 gene encoding benzaldehyde dehydrogenase, mitochondrial-like — protein: MAMPAQRFSSLLSLSFSASRLLCLGRISGRGRSICRFSTAALPEEVIVPPVQVTYKQNLINGQFVDAASGKTFPAYDPRTAEVIAHVAEGDAEDINRAVASARKAFDEGPWPKMSAYERSRIMLRFADLVEKHSDELAALEAWNTGKPYEQAAMSELPSLSRLFHYYAGWADKIHGLTAPADGDYHIQTLHEPIGVAGQIIPWNFPLILFAWKVGPALACGNTVVLKTAEQTPLTALYVGKLFHEAGLPPGVLNIVSGYGPTAGAALASHMDVDKLSFTGSTDTGKIVLELAAKSNLKPVTLELGGKSPFIVCEDADIDQAVELAHFALFFNQGQCCCAGSRTFVHERVYDEFIEKSKARAMRRVVGDNFKAGVEQGPQIDKEQFEKILRYIRSGIESNATLECGGERFGSRGYFIKPTVFSNVQDDMLIAKDEIFGPVQSILKFKDLDEVIRRANSTRYGLAAGVFTKNIDTANTLSRALRVGTVWVNCFDVFDAAIPFGGYKMSGIGREKGIYSLENYLQVKAVVTPLKNPAWL